In the Desulfosporosinus acidiphilus SJ4 genome, TTGATTTAGCTTTGGCTGGAGATTCTACTATTACGAGTGTTTTCGACATAACTTCACCTCAAAATAAACTTAAGACCCTTTTAGATTTTGTCTTCCAACGATATAAGACTTAATTCATTTCTATTTGCGAATTTATTAAATAACTATTAATACAGAAATTTCTAACTAAAGAACCGACACTTCAGATATTGAAGAATTAATTTTAAACATTGGTAAAACTAATGCCTATCTTAACGCCTTTTTAACCGTATGTCTAGCGTTCATGATCTAATACATAATTTTGTCCGGGTAATTGTTTGACTTTCCCCTGTAATTGCAATTCCAATAAGGCTAAAGAAAGTGAAGCAGCCGGCAAGGTAGATTGTAAAGCAAGCTGGTCAATATGAAGAGGAATATCACTGAGTTGCTCTAGAACAGCTCTTTGCTCATCATTCTCAGGAATTATGTTAAGGTCCATCTGGCGATGGTTAAATGAACTCTCTTGAGGTTTCCCGGAAAAGGAACATTCATTCCAGATATCTTCGAATCCTGCGGCGATTTTTGCTCCTTGCCGCAAAAGATTATGAGGGCCGCGACTTAAGGGACTGAAGATAGGGCCGGGGACAGCAAAAACGTCGCGCCCTTGTTCTAAGGCGAAATCAACTGTAATCATTGCACCGCTCCGTTCGGCTGCTTCCACCACCACGACCCCGCACGAAGCTCCGCTGATCAACCGATTCCGCGCAGGAAAATTAGCTGCCAGCGGCGGTGTCCCAGGAGGGAATTCGCTGATTAGTGCACCTTTAACCAGGATATTTTCAGCTAAAAGATTATTTTCCCGAGGATAGATTTGGTCTAAGCCACATCCCAAAAACGCCCAGGTTATCCCATTACCTTCGAGAGCTCCATGATGAGCAGCCGTATCAATACCGCGAGCTAGTCCGCTGACGACAGTAATCCCTTGGGCTGACGCTTCATGAGCCAGCATACGCGCAGCAGATTTTCCGTAGGCGCTTGCCCGTCTTGAGCCGACGATTGCCAACGCTTCCGAATTGGAGTCAAGACTTCCGCGATAATATAAGATAGGCGGAGGGTCCGGTATTTCTAGTAATGAGGGGGGATAATGAGGGTCCAGGGGAATGATCACTTTAATGCCCTGTTCCCTTAGATCAGCTCCAATTTTCCAGGGATCGATTCGTTTTCGCTGCTTAAGAACTTCAATAATCCATTGACCTTGAGGTTTTATTTTTAGATAGTCATTATCGGCAGCATCCCACGCTTGACTGGCGCTTCCAAAGCAGGCAATAAGCAGCCGCAAATGTTGACTTCCTACACCTTTTAGGGTACGGAATGCTGCCCGAAAGAGTTTTTCTTTATCAATATCAATCTCCACTCCAAGTACCTCCTTTGCCCACCATTTCGGGGCTTAAGGACGCATCTCCTGCGTGGAAACATGTTGATTTTTCAGATATCAAGTAAAATAATGAAAGAATTCGGAGATACTCGACTAATCCGCCTAAGCTCCTTTGGCACGTCGTGCTGTTCGTTTCCTCGGGGTTAAGGTGGATTTTGGCTTTCTTTCTTCCGATTGAGAGGCAGCCTCCTGATTATCCACATCAGGATTGGTTTCTATTTTCTCCTTTTCTTGCTCAGTTAAAGCAATACTGGCCCGCAGGGCTTCCATTAAATCAACTACTTGGCCACCTTTCACTGGACTTTCTACTTTAAAGCTTTCTCCAGTTATCTTGCTTTCAATCATCTCGGCCACTTGTTCATGGACTTCGTCCCTGTATTTTTCCGGTTCAAAAGGCCGGGCTAAATTATCAATCAGTTGTCGGGCCATGCTTAATTCCGTCTCTGTCGGGACAATTCTGCCCCAAGTTGCATCCATATGCCGAATTTCTTGAGGATAGTGCATCGTCTCAAGGACCAACCCCTCTTCAAAAACTCGCAGACAAGCTAAGTGTTGTTTAGATCGCATGGTAACGCGGGCTAAAGCAACCTTCCCACTTTCCACCATGGCTTGGCACAACAAACGATAGGCTTTCTGAGCTGCCTCTTCCGGGGATAAGTAATATGATTTATCGTAATATATCGGATCGATTTCACTTAAATTAATGAAGTCAAGAATTTCAATAGAACGGCTCGTGGGTTGTTCTAAGGCAGCCAGTTCTTCGTCCTCGAGAATCACATAACGATCCTTTTCATATTCGAATCCCTTGACTAAGTCAGCCATTTCAACTTCCTTCTCACAGTTAGGGCATTTCTTAATTGATCGGATGCGATGCTGACAATCTTTATGCAAATAATTAAATTTGAATTCCTGAGATTCCGTGGCTGTGTGCATCTTAACAGGAACATTTACCAAACCAAAGCTGATCGAACCTTTCCATAAAGTATGCATAAAGTCACCTCCTCAACATAGTGTGAACCGCAAAGGATAGATTAATGCAATATAATAATCTTACTCACACAACAAAACATACCTGGCATCAGCAGGAATAAAAACAAAAACTCTGCTCTAAATCGAGCAAAGTTTCAAGTAAATTGATAGTAATGGTGCTGTCACTGTTATTAGTGGGAATTTAGCAAGTGAGCGAGCCTCGGAATGCTGAGTGAACGATGTGGGCGAAGCTGCCTGATCCGAAGGTATGAACTTGATTAATATCACGAGAATGTGTATACTTTGTATAAACGTTTTAATGAAATAGCGGTGATATTATGGAAGCAATGGCACGAAAATGGGGAAATAGCATTGGCATAAGAATTCCTGCTTCAATGGCTAATTCAATAAAAATCACTGACGGAACCCCCATTGACGTTGAACTTGATGGCGAAAGGATCATAATTACCCGAAAAAAATTCGACTTAAAAGAATTACTTGCCCAAATTCCAGATGAATACGAGCCGGAAGAGATCGATTGGGGAGAACCCGTGGGAGAAGAGATATGGTGAGCCAGTACGTTCCAGAACGCGGTGACATAGTATGGATTCAGTTAAATCCACAGCTCGGGCATGAGCAGCAAGGAACTAGACCGGCTTTAGTTTTATCTGCAAAAGAATATAACAGCAAGACAGGGATGGGTATATTTTGCCCAATTACAAGCCGGGTGAAGGGCTTCCCATTTGAAGTTAAACTTCCGGAGAAATTGGAAATCAGAGGTGTTGTCTTGGCCGACCAAATTAAATCCCTGGATTGGCGAAGCAGAAATGCCAGTTTCATATGCAAAGTGGCAGAGGAAATCATGGAAGAGGTTATTCTTAAACTAGAAGCAATTATAAAGTAAGTTCCTTCATTAAAGCAACTTCCCGCTAAAATCACGTTCACAAACTAGCACTTATCTCTTTTAGTCTCCAAACAACAGTGCTGGCCAGTACAGCGTAATCTTCTGTTGGTAAAATCGAAGGTGCCGAAGAATCAAAGAGAATAGTTCCCGAAGCCGGAAATTCATCATCTTCCCTCCAGAGAATTAATGCAACCGGCACACGTGGAAAAACTCTAAGGGTCATTCCCACATCTCCATGTCCATTTGTATTTCCTCCTAAATGGCTGACCACTTCTTGCAGTTTATCCGGATTAACACCGAAAGATCTGACCAGTGGATCGATGGCCCTGTGAGTAAAGGGCTGAATGTAGATATTTCCTCCTGGCAACTCTTTGAACGATATCAAAGAACCTGTTTCTTTATCCTCAGAAATATTTGTCAGATAATGCAGGATTAATATTTGAGTGGGTACAGGCAATTCTTTCCGGGATGAACTATCAACGGACTTGAAAATTGCGCTTGGATAGTCCAGAGTGTATTGCTCCCCTAAAAAAGGAATAAAAAGAGTGTTGTCACCACGAGGATAACCAGAATAGTGAGCGATCTCTTCAATAGAGCTTGCTCTAAACTTTTCCAGCGCCAATTGCTGAGCTGCCGAATAATTAACCATACTCCTGCTCCTTCTTTCTCCAACGCTTACCAATAGTTGTCTGTTTTCCGGATAACTTTTCGTACTTAAATTACCTAATCATTATGGTAGTCATCAATACATGTTCCAAAAATAGTAAAATTTGCTTATTTAATTATATCTTCTTTTTATTTAAATACCATATAAATGCCATCACTTTTTGCCAAATTAGCCAATAGAATTAAAGTTTATAAATACATATCATGGCTGTAAAATCATATACTATCAATGCTTTCGTCAAATAGATGTTGAAACTACCACATGAAGGGAGGATTCCACATGTCAAGACGACGCAAGAGCATGATGTCTTATCAGTTAAAAGAGCAAATCGCTCAAGAGTTAGGTTTTGCTGGAACCCTTCACCAAGAAGGTTTCGGAGGAGTTTCTTCAAGGGACTGTGGGAATATGGTGAAAATGGCTATTGAATTGGCCGAGCGTAACCTTCCTGGGAATAAAACAACAACTTAATCTCCAAGCTATTTTTAAAAATAGCGACTTGTCAAGAACCGAGCAATTGCTCGGTTCTTCGCATTTCTGAATCAGCTCCAATGATTTTCCCGCTAGAAAAGCTTTGGTACGTTTTTCTTGAGGCCTGCCAAGAGATACTGCTCTGCTTGGATTTCCGATAGTATAGCAACAGAATTAGCCAGATATCCCTTTAGGATTTCCGGCTAACTAAGCTAAAGGTTATTCTTTACTAATTTCTTTTTTATGAGCCATAGTAATATAACATAAACCATAACCTAAAACTGAAAAGACTGAGGCCGTAAGAAAAAAATCAAAACTCATCTCTTTTATACCTTCCCATTTTAGTTTCTGCCAATGGCCAATGTCGTTTTAATTATCACGTCAAGTTTAGTTAAATCTTTGAGCTCCATATGCCAGGAAAGCCTTCTCCCAATTATCAACATAAGATCCGGTAGCCCATTCAGACATAATCACTGCCTCCCCTTCTTTCAATTTTAGGTCAGTCAGGGGTTCGCGATCTAACCGGTCGTTAGTTATTCCATAGACATATAGCTCAGTTTTGGTTGTAATTAAGGCGATGTCCCGATTAGGTGAAGTAAACGCATCCGTTGCATCGGGTATTCGGTCTTTGATATTTTGCCAGCTCAGACACAAAGTATCGTAGGAAATCATTTTAGCAGGCGGGATCAGATTGACATTATAGTCTATGTAACGGGGGGATCCTTCATATTGATAGTTTACCCTTCCCTGGAGATACCAATGCCCATTTTTGCGGGCCAGTCCAAAATTCTCTCCACTCCGGTCATTATCCTTTGGCAAAATTCCTTCGTTTTTTAAGGCTTGAAGGACTTGCGCTCTAGCATTGTTATAAACGTTCGAACCGCCATTTTCCAGCAAGTCAGATATTTTAACACCTTCCTGAGCTGAGATTTTGTCGACAGGTAATACTTGCAATTGATCGACACCATCAATTTTATTTTCTATGGTAACGTAATCATTACCTACATAATCGATAATTCTTTGCTGGTTTTTCTCGGAAACAACCGATTTGTTCGTTTTCATAGTTTTTGATTGGTTTTCCAAGATCTTTGTCGAAATGTCGTGTGCCGATAATTCATCGTCTTTTAAAGCTCCAGTGATTACTTTTTGTGCTTGTAGCACCCAGAACCCACTACTCCTGGGGAAAAAAATGTTGGGTCCCATCAATACCGGATGAAGTTTTTTAGCACTGGCCGCTAACCAGAGAGTCTGATAAGTTTCATCATTACCTTCAGGAATTTTCAATCCTAATAACACGCCAGATATTGCCGACTTACTCGATTGTTTTAGATTAGGGCCATTAGGATTCATGACGATTAACGAATTATCTGCTTGATCCGATACTTTTTGCAGAAGCAAAACTTTATTTTGCACTAAGGCTATTAGTTTTGAATCATTAATTCTTATAAATTCTCCTAAAAAACTCTCAGACGTTGATACTGTGGTTACCTCAACTATCTTATTATCTGGAACTAAGCTGCTTGGCAGCATCAGATATTTAGTCATCAAATAATTTGTAGCATTTACTTTTTTGATCTTATAGGAAGGACTGTTCCAGACATAATCTCCAAGTATAGCAACATCACGGGTGAATTGAGCAGTGTTGCCAACCCAATTTTCTTCTTTCCTCCCACTCTGCCCGCCGGCACTCAAGTCTTGGAGCACAATCCATTTTCCTTCCAGAGGGCATATATTACTGATTGGCGGAACAATCTTCCCCGCAGTTGTCCAAGACATCTTTGTACATCCACCAAGCAAGAGAAGCAAAAACACCATCAGCAGAAGCTTAAAAAGCTTAAATAGTTTAACCATTCAGGTTCACCCCTTTTGGCAGGGTGACAATAACCTTTGTTCCTTGATTGACAACACTCTCGATTTCTAATTTGCCCCCCATGAGACTGACAATCTCCTCACAAATTGACAACCCAATCCCATTTTTAGAACGAGAGCTCTTCCCTTTATAAAATTTCTCTTTGACCATTGGCAGTTCATCTGCACGGATTCCGCATCCATTGTCAGAAATTGAAATTTCTAATTCTTTTTCCAGAACTTTAGCTTGAAAAGCAATCCATCCTCCCGGGGAATTAAAGTTAAACGCATTATCTATAATATTAATAAACAACTGTTTCAAACGGTTGGCATCTGCCAGTATCCTTGGTAAATTTTCCGGATATTGTACTGTGAAGCAAATATTCTCCCGCACAGCTCTAGGAGTCAACTGTTTATGAATATATTCCATGAGATTTCCCAGATCAATTTCCTCATTCTGCAGTTTGATTCGCCCCGACACAAATTTAGAAAAATCTAGGAGTTCTTCCACCATATGTGTTAAACGTTCACTCTCTTTAGCAATAATACTTAAGCCATCATTGAGAGTTTCTTTCTTCTGAAATTTTTCATTTTGCAGGGTAATCGCCCAGCCCAAAATTGAGGTTAACGGAGTACGAAGTTCATGAGACACGGAAGAAATAAAGTCATTTTTTAACTGTTCCTTCTTAACAATTTCATCAGCCATATAATTCAAGGTGTCTGAAAGCTTGCCAATTTCATCGTCATGAGTTTTATGACTCCGCGCTTGAAAGTTGCCTGCAGCCATTTCTTGAGCAGCTTCAGTCACTTCTTGCAACGGCACTATAATAGTATTCGCTAGGAAGATACTGATTAACCCCACTATAACGATGACAATAATGCCAATAGCAATGAAAATAACCGCCGTATTTTGTATATCTTGATCTACTGCACGTAACGAGCTGATAAATCGCAAGGCACCCACGATTTGATCTTTGGCCTTTAAAGGGTAGGCAACAGCCATAACTTTTTGTCCGCTTAAGGTTCCAATCCATTTCCCGGTTTTACCCGTTAAGGCATCATGTATATCGCTGAAAACAGCCTTCTCAGAAGGAATCGTCCCCTGGGAATCCATAACGATATTGCCGTCTTTGTCAACAATCTCAACCTCTGCATTACTCTGATTCCAGAAGGCATCTACGTTATAAAGGACATTTTCTTTCAGGGAAGTGTCAGAAAAATATTTGGCATATAAATCAGCGGAAATTTTGATCTGATTGGTAAGACTTCCTTCCAAACTACCATAGTAATTGCGCTGAACAGTATAAATAAGAAGCAGTTCCAAAATTAAAACCGTAATAATAATGACCATCATAAAATTGGCCGTGAGTCTTGCTCTTATCCCACTCATCTTAAGACTCCCGCTGCCATCGGTACCCGGACCCCCAGACAGTCTTAATGTACGCAGGCTGTGAAGGATTATCCTCTATTTTCTCCCGCAAACGCCTGATATGCACATCCAGTGTTTTAGTATCACCGAAATAATCTTCTCCCCAGACAGCATTTAGCATCTCGTTGCGCTTAAGCGCCTTCTCTGGGTTTTCCATAAATACTTTTAATAATGAAAATTCTGTAGGAGTCAGTTCAATCTCAATCTCCTGTTTGAAAAATTTGTTAGAAGTGATATCTAAGCACAGTTCACCACAGGTTATAACTTGTTTTGTCTCTTTGGGTATAACCCGCCTTCGAAGTACTGCTTTGATTCGAGCAATTAATTCAAAGGGATTAAATGGTTTCACCATATAATCATCAGCACCAAGTTCCAAGCCTAAAATCTTGTCAGTATCCTGGCCTTTCGCCGTCAGGATAATTACCAATGTTTCCGGTGCAGATACACGAATCTGTTGACAAACTTCCAAGCCGCCAATACCAGGCAGCATGAGATCAAGAACGACAACCTCAGGACAGAAGGTCTTCAGTTTGGGGAGAGCTTCTTCACCGGTAATTGCTTCATCAACCTGATATCCGGCTGCAAATAGGTTAAGTGTAATAAAGCGCCTGATAGATTCTTCATCTTCAACGACTAGTATTTTCGTCTTCTTCTCGTTCATCAGACCACTCCATTTATCAGCTATTGGCAGGTTCTTCTGTTGCCTGCTCTTTTATTGTAAATCAAATTGTTCTCAGTTGGGGATTTATTTTCCACATTGTCATTCTCACATGCTTGTCTTTTTATCTGGTTATTAATACAATACACTTTTTAGTCCCCTTCTTTTTTACAAAGTTCTTAAAAATATTTACGAAATAATTAAGAAAAAAGGAGACGAGCAAACTTTCTTGTTAGCTCGTCTCCTGATCCGTTTAGTACGTTAGTGTTAACTTAGTTCGATAGTGAACTCGTTCAGCTAAAGGCGAATATCGGGGCTTCGGTGACGAAAGTGTCCTGTGGACAGCTTTGCCGAAAACCCCTAGCCGATAACAATATATCTCTATCAGCGTTCCTCACGCGAATAAGGAATTCCCAAGGCGGCCGGAGTCCCTGAACGCCTGGTTTTTGTTTCTCTCGTCGTAATTACCAAAACTATAAACGTAAAAATATAAGGAAGCATCTGCAAAAAATAGGACGGAATCATCACTCCAAGAGCTTGAAGATGTAAGCCCAGTGAAGCGATAACACCAAACAGCCAGGCTCCAAGCAAAGCACGGACAGGATCCCAGACAGCAAAGATAACCAGGGCTACAGCAATCCAGCCTCGGCCTGCCGACATGTTTTCAACCCAGGAAGGAGAATAGGCCAGAGATAGATAGGCTCCCCCGGCACCGGCAAACATGCCTCCTATAATCACTGCCGCATAGCGAACCAGAAAAATATTATGTCCCATGGCATCGACCGCCGACGGATTCTCCCCTGCCGCTCTAAGGAGAAGACCGGCTTTTGTCTTATAAAAGATAAACCAAAGTATAATGACAAGAATTACGCTTAGGTAAACCAGCAGGTCTTGGTTAAAGAGAATTTTGCCGATGATGGGAACTTGAGAAAGTACCGGTACAGCAACGGCCTTGAAGGTAGATGTCGGTGGAATTCCGACGAGCGTTCGACCAAGAAAAGCAGATAAGCCCGTGCCAAAAATCGTTAAAGCTAAGCCGCTCGCCACTTGATTGGCCCGAAAAACAATCGTTATCACCGCATGAATCAGAGCCATAAGTCCACCCGCAATGATTGCCACTAATAAACCCAGCCATTTATTCTGAGCAAACGTCCCTACATAAAAAGCACTTACTGCCCCCACGAGCATCATACCTTCAACACCCAGATTCAAAATGCCGGCCCGCTCAGTGATAACCTCACCCAAAGAAGCATACAAAATCGGAGTGCCGGCAACGACCCCGGAAGCAAGGATGGCGATTAAATAGTTAAGATCCATACCATCATGCCTTCTTTCTTACTAAACGATAATTATTAAACATCTCCCCAGCCAGCACGAAGAATAGAATCGAACCCTGAAACATAGAAACCATACTGGAAGGGAATCCGGAGGTCTGCAAACTATAACCCCCTACCAGCAATCCGCCCATCAAAAAGGATACAAGGAGAATACTAATGGGATTTAGACGCGCCAACAAGGCTATAAGTATGGCCGTATAACCATAACCCGGAGAAATGGTCTGTTGGAGGCGGTGAAGGACGCCTGAAACCTCAGCCATTCCGGCGATTCCCGATATGGCTCCGCTTAAAAACATAACCATTAAAACGTTTTTAATATAACTCATCCCCGCATAATCGGCCGCTTTGCGGCTTGAACCACTGACACGTATCTCATATCCCCATTTGGAATATTTAAGAATGAAAAACAGGACAACCGCGATGATAAGCATCAAGAAAAAAGCAAAACTGATCCGAGTGTTTCCAAAAACAGGAATCGTACCACTTTCCGAAAACTGTTTGGTAAGGGGAAAGTTATTTCCTTTCGGATCCTTCCACGGACCATATACAAGATAGGCAATCCAAAGATAAGCAACATAGTTTAGCAAGAGTGAGCTGATGGTTTCATTAACATTCCAAAAGGCTTTCGGTAAAGCCGGAATTAAGCTCCATAGTCCTCCGCAAATAAACCCTGCGATCAGCATCAAGGGAAGAAGCACTAGTTTAGGCAGAGACGGAAAAAAGAGAGCGAAATAGGTAGCACCGAAAGCTCCCATGTAAAATTGGCCTTCCGCTCCGATATTCCATAATTGCATCCGGAAAGCCAGAGAAACCCCCAGGGAGCATAAGGCAAGGGGAATCATTTCTACAATAGTTTCACTTAAGCCATAGATAGAACCTACCGAAGATTGGAATATTTCGCTATAAAGCTCCAAGGGGTTTTTCCCGGTGATCAGCACAAAAAGACCTGCAAAGATTAAACCCAAGATGATGGAAGTTACAGAGATGACAACCTTCTTTCCCCCTGAACTTGTATTTGTTTTTCTAATCTCCCAATTTCCCATCGTTTTACGCTTCATGAAGATCTACCTTTCTTTTGCCGGCCATCATCAGACCTATTTCTTCACGTGATGTTTCATTCGGCTTAACGACGCCCATGATCTCCCCTTCGTGCATTACCATGATGCGATCCGTCATGGAAAGGATATCTTCCAAGTCTTCCGAAATAAGGAGCACGGTCTTACCTTTTTCACTCTCACCTATCAGCAAACGTCTCACATAATCCGTGGCACCGATGTCAAGACCGCGCATGGGATACACAGCAATAATCAATTTTGGATCAGAATCAATTTCCCGTGCCAAAAGGAGTTTCTGGATATTTCCGCCCGACATCATTTTGACGGGATTGGTCATGCTCGCTAACCTAACATCGAATTTTTTAATTAACTGTTCGCAATCGTTTTTAACTTTATCCCAGGAGATAAAAGCACCGGGATACTTGCGATAGCTTTTAAGGGCTACATTTTCATGAGCGTTGAGATCCGTTACCAGACCGGTAGTCATACGATCCTCCGGTACATAACTGATGCCAAGGTCAATACGCTTTTTGCGGCCTGATTTTGTACAGTCCTTACCGCAGAAAGAGATAGTTCCTTGCTTTGCAGAACGCAGGCCTGCCACCGTTTCCGCCAGTTCTTTCTGCCCGTTACCGTCAACGCCGGCTATACCGAGGATTTCTCCTTTATATATATCCATTGAAATATTTTTCAATTTTAATAAGCCATTGTCCCCTAAGGCTGAAATATTAGCCAACGTCATAAGCTTATCCGTTTTCAAAGACAACGTCTTAGCGGTTGCGGAAGAAATATCTCTGCCAACCATCATTTTAGCAAGTTCTTTTTCAGTGGTATTTTTCGTTTGAACAGTACCAATAGATCTCCCGTCCCGGAGGACAGTGATAGAATCCGTATTTTCCATAACCTCGTTCATTTTATGAGAGATAATGACGATAGATTTGCCGCTTTCGGCCATCTTTTGCAGGGTACTATAGAGCGCCTTGGCTTCCTGTGGTGTCAATACGGCTGTTGGTTCATCGAGAATTAAGAATTTAGCCCCTAAAAGCAATAATTTAATAATTTCTACCCTTTGCTGTTCACCAACGGAAAGCTGCCAAATTTTCGCCTTGGGGTCAATGGAAAGTCCAAAAGCCTCCGATTGCTCAATAATTTGCTTTTGGATCTCTTTAAGATTGTATATTTGTTTCAAACCTTTAATACTCAGCATGATATTTTCAGCCACTGTAAAGGGCTGGACAAGCTTAAAATGCTGATGGACCATACCGATGCCCCTATTGACAGCATCTTTAGGCGAAGAAAATTCAACATTCTTTCCTTCAATATATATTTCGCCCCCATCGGGCCGGTACAACCCCGTCAGTACGCTCATCAGCGTACTTTTCCCCGCTCCATTCTCACCAAGCAGAGCGTGAATTTCACCTTGGTTAACAACTAGAGAAACTTGATCATTTGCCAAGATACCCGGGAACTCTTTCGTAATATTGCGCATTTCCACCATGGGTGTATTCCCCATCGCTCTCACCCTTTCAACATTATCGCAAACCGGCGAGAGACTCGCCGGTTTGCGGATAACATCATCCTTCTGTTATAACCGATTACGATTTGGGAATCGATCCCACAACGCCTTTGACAAACCAGTTGATGGAAAGGAGCATCTCATCTGTGGCTTTATCACCGTCTTTAATCTTTAAGTTGCCGTTTTGATCGTAAACCGGCCCTGTGAAGGGAACAAATTTACCATCGATAATGTCTTGTCGTTTAGCAATGACAGTTGCTTGGAAATCTTTATCGACTTTGGAACTAAAAGGCGTTATATCGATAATACCACCGTCTTTAATTCCGCCAAAGTATTGAGTTGACTTCCAGGTTTTGTTCATAACATCCTTAACAACTTGAACAAAGTATGGGCCCCAATTGGAAACGTCACCTACGAGGATAGAATTAGGGGCAAATTTGGACATATCGGAATCGTGGCCGATTGCCAGCACACCTCTGTCCTGGGCAGTTTGAGCGAAGGATGGGGAGTCAACGTGCATAGCCAGAACGTCAGCACCTGCATCAATCAAACTATTAGCTGCTGTTTTCTCTGTTGCCGGATCATTCCAGGAATTTGTCCAGACTACTTTGACTTGAACTTTTGGGTTTACTGATTGAGCACCGAGAGTGAAAGCATCGATATTACGGATGACTTCAGGGGTACCGAA is a window encoding:
- a CDS encoding ABC transporter ATP-binding protein, translating into MGNTPMVEMRNITKEFPGILANDQVSLVVNQGEIHALLGENGAGKSTLMSVLTGLYRPDGGEIYIEGKNVEFSSPKDAVNRGIGMVHQHFKLVQPFTVAENIMLSIKGLKQIYNLKEIQKQIIEQSEAFGLSIDPKAKIWQLSVGEQQRVEIIKLLLLGAKFLILDEPTAVLTPQEAKALYSTLQKMAESGKSIVIISHKMNEVMENTDSITVLRDGRSIGTVQTKNTTEKELAKMMVGRDISSATAKTLSLKTDKLMTLANISALGDNGLLKLKNISMDIYKGEILGIAGVDGNGQKELAETVAGLRSAKQGTISFCGKDCTKSGRKKRIDLGISYVPEDRMTTGLVTDLNAHENVALKSYRKYPGAFISWDKVKNDCEQLIKKFDVRLASMTNPVKMMSGGNIQKLLLAREIDSDPKLIIAVYPMRGLDIGATDYVRRLLIGESEKGKTVLLISEDLEDILSMTDRIMVMHEGEIMGVVKPNETSREEIGLMMAGKRKVDLHEA
- a CDS encoding BMP family ABC transporter substrate-binding protein, whose translation is MKLTKKISISTLVFVMILTLLLSGCSQSSKPAATSDQGSSQSATQKIKVAFVYVGPVGDFGYTYAQDQGRKYLESHMKNVETTYVENIPETADCERTFTDLAQKGYNIIFGTSYGYMDYMKDVSKKFPNVVFEHCSGYKTTDNLGTYFNRDYQARYLTGMVAGKYTKSNILGFLAPFGTPEVIRNIDAFTLGAQSVNPKVQVKVVWTNSWNDPATEKTAANSLIDAGADVLAMHVDSPSFAQTAQDRGVLAIGHDSDMSKFAPNSILVGDVSNWGPYFVQVVKDVMNKTWKSTQYFGGIKDGGIIDITPFSSKVDKDFQATVIAKRQDIIDGKFVPFTGPVYDQNGNLKIKDGDKATDEMLLSINWFVKGVVGSIPKS